One genomic window of Cyprinus carpio isolate SPL01 chromosome B8, ASM1834038v1, whole genome shotgun sequence includes the following:
- the LOC109094639 gene encoding glutamate receptor U1-like, which translates to MTPLGLVLVSSALLAGLCAAGPQVLRVTTIKEEPYAMSKGSELEGFCIDLLSAISKKLDFKYDIKLVKDGRYGTTDDSGNWNGMIGEVVRGEADIAVAPLTLTAKRETAVDMTKPFMQTGLSFILRKDLASDDSQFLSLLTLFSTEMWMGVLVAYLLTSICIFLVSRISPSEWEQPEKEKNFFTLSHSFWYTVGAMTLQGAGPHPKALSGRVITSIWWLFSLVLLACYFANLSLWLHSDNQQLSIKSFEDLANQNLIEYGTIKDSSSFNFFKNSNNPTYHRIYEHIKKAQSYSLNAEEGFRKAQKGNYAFIGESVSLDLAVARYCNLTRAPEIIGMRGYSIAAPLGSPLVKNLSVAILRLSESGELDYFRSKWWASSCVAKNGKSAPLKPTSLKGIFLLLALGLGLGLFLALMELAAKSRKTANTQQKSCCSVMSAELSQRFRGGEAMTPESSEKSKA; encoded by the exons ATGACTCCATTAGGACTCGTCTTGGTCTCATCAGCACTGCTGGCTGGGCTCTGCGCTGCAG gacCACAAGTATTAAGAGTTACAACCATCAAG GAGGAGCCATATGCAATGTCCAAAGGCTCTGAACTGGAGGGCTTCTGCATTGACCTGCTATCAGCTATCTCAAAGAAATTAGATTTTAAGTATGATATTAAGCTGGTGAAGGATGGCCGGTATGGCACAACGGATGACAGTGGCAACTGGAACGGCATGATTGGAGAAGTTGTCAGAGGG GAAGCAGACATCGCTGTGGCGCCTCTAACTCTTACAGCTAAACGTGAGACAGCTGTGGACATGACCAAACCCTTCATGCAGACGGGTCTTAGTTTCATCCTGAGGAAAGACTTGGCCTCTGATGACTCGCAGTTCCTCAGCCTTCTGACCCTGTTCTCCACTGAGATGTGGATGGGTGTGCTGGTTGCCTACCTGCTGACCTCCATCTGCATCTTCTTAGTGTCGCG gattagtCCCAGTGAATGGGAGCAACCAGAGAAAGAAAAGAATTTCTTCACGCTCTCACACAGTTTTTGGTATACCGTGGGAGCAATGACTCTTCAAG GTGCTGGTCCTCACCCCAAGGCTCTTTCGGGGCGGGTCATTACCTCTATCTGGTGGCTGTTTTCATTAGTGCTGCTTGCATGTTACTTCGCCAACCTCAGTTTGTGGCTGCATTCAGACAACCAGCAACTGTCAATTAAAAGCTTTGAAGACCTCGCTAATCAAAACTTGATTGAGTACGGCACCATTAAAGATTCTTCCTCTTTTAACTTCTTCAAG AACTCAAACAACCCCACATACCACAGGATCTATGAGCACATCAAGAAAGCCCAGAGCTATTCACTCAATGCAGAAGAAGGTTTCCGCAAGGCTCAGAAAGGCAATTATGCTTTCATCGGTGAATCTGTGTCCCTCGACCTGGCAGTGGCACGATACTGTAACCTCACACGCGCTCCAGAAATCATCGGCATGAGGGGGTACAGCATCGCCGCGCCTTTAG GCTCTCCTTTGGTGAAAAACCTAAGTGTTGCCATTCTGCGTCTGAGTGAGTCTGGTGAGCTGGATTATTTCCGCAGTAAGTGGTGGGCTAGCAGTTGTGTGGCAAAAAATGGCAAGAGTGCTCCCCTGAAGCCCACCAGTCTGAAGGGAATCTTCTTGTTACTGGCACTTGGTCTTGGACTGGGACTTTTCTTGGCTCTGATGGAACTGGCCGCCAAATCACGCAAAACTGCTAACACTCAGCAG AAATCCTGCTGCTCTGTGATGTCTGCTGAACTCAGTCAGCGCTTCAGAGGTGGAGAGGCGATGACACCGGAGTCCTCTGAGAAAAGCAAAGCCTAA